A portion of the Musa acuminata AAA Group cultivar baxijiao chromosome BXJ1-1, Cavendish_Baxijiao_AAA, whole genome shotgun sequence genome contains these proteins:
- the LOC135583698 gene encoding glutamine synthetase nodule isozyme-like isoform X2, which yields MSLLRELLDLNLTETTEKIIAEYIWIGGSGMDMRSKARTLPGPVSDPSKLPKWNYDGSSTGQAPGDNSEVIVHPQAIFKDPFRRGNNILVMCDAYTPAGDPIPTNKRFNAQKIFSHPDVIAEEPWYGIEQEYTLFQRDVPWPLGWPVGGFPGPQGPYYCGTGADKAFGRDIVNSHYKACLYAGINISGINGEVMPGQWEFQVGPAVGITAGDQLWVARYILERITEIAGAVLSFDPKPMQGDWNGAGAHTNYSTKSMRNDGGIEVIKKAIEKLSKKHKEHIAAYGEGNDRRLTGRHETADISSFSWGVANRGASVRVGRETEKDGKGYFEDRRPASNMDPYVVTSMIAETTILWKP from the exons ATGTCTCTACTCCGAGAGCTCCTCGACCTCAACCTCACCGAGACGACCGAGAAGATCATAGCCGAGTACATATG GATCGGCGGATCGGGCATGGACATGAGGAGCAAAGCCAGG ACTCTACCGGGGCCGGTGTCGGATCCGAGCAAGCTTCCCAAGTGGAACTACGACGGATCCAGTACGGGTCAGGCTCCAGGGGATAACAGTGAAGTCATCGTACA TCCTCAGGCAATATTCAAGGATCCATTCAGGAGGGGAAACAATATTTTG GTGATGTGTGATGCGTATACACCAGCAGGGGATCCGATCCCTACCAACAAAAGGTTCAACGCGCAGAAGATCTTTAGCCACCCTGATGTGATAGCCGAGGAGCCCTG GTATGGCATTGAGCAAGAGTACACTCTGTTTCAGAGGGATGTTCCCTGGCCCCTTGGATGGCCAGTTGGTGGCTTCCCTGGTCCTCAG GGCCCTTACTATTGTGGTACTGGAGCTGATAAGGCATTTGGTCGTGACATTGTCAACTCTCATTACAAGGCATGCCTGTATGCTGGAATCAACATTAGTGGAATCAATGGAGAAGTGATGCCTGGTCAG TGGGAGTTTCAAGTAGGACCTGCTGTTGGAATTACTGCTGGTGATCAGTTGTGGGTAGCCCGCTACATCCTTGAG AGGATTACTGAAATTGCAGGAGCTGTTCTGTCCTTTGACCCCAAACCCATGCAG GGAGACTGGAATGGTGCTGGTGCTCATACGAACTACAG CACCAAGTCTATGAGAAATGATGGTGGAATAGAAGTGATTAAGAAGGCAATTGAGAAACTTAGCAAGAAGCACAAGGAACATATTGCTGCATATGGTGAGGGCAATGACAGGAGATTAACGGGTCGTCATGAAACTGCTGATATCAGCTCTTTTTCATGG GGAGTTGCAAACCGTGGAGCATCGGTTCGCGTGGGACGTGAAACAGAAAAAGATGGCAAAG GATACTTTGAGGACAGAAGACCAGCTTCCAACATGGATCCTTATGTTGTGACCTCCATGATTGCTGAAACCACCATTCTTTGGAAGCCTTAA
- the LOC135634386 gene encoding small ribosomal subunit protein mL103 (rPPR7)-like encodes MALRVSSRCQISPFLLHYCRFSSSSSSAAAAPRPPFDPEIRRLVRLRRFSDIESLLEPLKKDRENASSEPFLASVVASYASAGMLDQALRTLDEIPRLGSPRTAISLNALLSALNHSPRRFGRRRLVPELFADLRRKLSIAPDAVSYGILAKNHCLAGEAKKAVPIIKEMEEKKIEVTAVIYTTILDSLYKEGKPQEAERLWKEMNTKGIQPDLPAYNVRVMYRASHGKPKEVLELIGEIKSAGLKPDIITYNYLMACYCSHGRFEDAKKVYRELEEKGCVPNSSTCKSLVLALCKKGDFGGGLDVFMDSMKHGKLPDLGSVKLLVEGLVKASKLRDAKRVVGGLKKKFPEDFVGEWKKLEKVVGLSADEEGSDNTMTA; translated from the coding sequence ATGGCGCTTCGAGTCTCCTCTCGCTGCCAAATCTCCCCCTTTCTTCTCCACTACTgccgcttctcctcctcctcctcctccgccgccgccgctcccaGGCCTCCCTTCGACCCCGAGATCCGCCGCCTCGTCCGCCTTCGCCGCTTCTCCGACATCGAGTCGCTCCTCGAGCCCCTCAAGAAGGACCGCGAGAACGCCTCCTCGGAGCCCTTCCTCGCCTCCGTCGTCGCCTCCTACGCCTCCGCCGGGATGCTCGACCAGGCCCTCCGCACCCTGGACGAGATCCCCCGCCTCGGCTCCCCCCGCACCGCCATCTCCCTCAACGCCCTCCTCTCCGCCCTCAACCATTCACCCCGCCGCTTCGGCCGCCGCCGTCTCGTCCCCGAGCTGTTCGCCGACCTCCGACGCAAGCTCTCCATCGCCCCTGACGCGGTCTCCTACGGCATCCTCGCCAAGAACCACTGCCTCGCAGGCGAGGCTAAGAAAGCCGTCCCGATCATCAAGGAGATGGAGGAGAAGAAGATCGAGGTCACTGCGGTGATCTACACCACCATCCTCGATTCGCTATACAAAGAAGGCAAACCTCAAGAGGCCGAGAGGCTTTGGAAGGAAATGAATACCAAAGGGATCCAGCCCGATCTCCCTGCTTATAATGTTCGGGTTATGTACCGAGCTTCCCATGGGAAGCCAAAAGAGGTCCTTGAACTGATCGGTGAGATAAAGTCCGCGGGGTTGAAGCCAGATATCATAACTTACAACTATTTGATGGCCTGTTACTGCAGTCATGGTAGATTTGAGGATGCAAAGAAGGTCTACAGGGAATTGGAGGAGAAGGGGTGTGTGCCAAATTCCTCGACTTGTAAAAGTTTGGTGTTGGCTTTGTGCAAAAAAGGGGATTTCGGTGGAGGCCTGGATGTGTTCATGGATAGCATGAAGCATGGCAAGTTGCCTGATTTAGGTTCCGTGAAGCTGCTGGTAGAGGGGTTGGTGAAAGCTTCTAAGCTAAGGGATGCAAAGAGGGTAGTTGGTGGATTGAAGAAGAAGTTCCCGGAAGACTTCGTGGGGGAGTGGAAAAAGTTGGAGAAGGTGGTTGGTTTGAGTGCTGATGAAGAGGGATCTGATAACACGATGACTGCTTAA
- the LOC135583698 gene encoding 4-hydroxybenzoate polyprenyltransferase, mitochondrial-like isoform X1: MALWLLRAARKRHRWPPPADLSSLFPFSSPRENPNKPFTGSRELGAPIPPRRHPRSWPPRPPTLLDGLPRSLSLASIYGASGSTPEDGGPRSPDGEAGTAAPPSWVDAYLPVSVRPYALLARLDKPIGTWLLAWPCGWSITLAATPGNLPDIKMLALFGCGAVLLRGAGCTVNDLLDRDIDIKVERTKYRPIACGVLTPFRGLCFLGFQLLLGLGILLQLNNYSRILGASSLLLVFSYPLMKRLTFWPQAYLGLTFNWGALLGWAAVKESLDPAIVLPMYGAGVCWTLVYDTIYAHQDKEDDQKVGVKSTALRFGSFTKYWITGFGIACISNLALSGYNAELAWPFYPFLVAAAGQLGWQILTVDLSNRADCNRKFVSNKWFGALVFSGILFGRLAS; the protein is encoded by the exons ATGGCGCTGTGGCTCTTGCGCGCCGCTCGGAAGCGCCACCGGTGGCCACCGCCCGCCGacctctcctccctcttccccttctcctctCCGCGTGAGAACCCCAACAAGCCCTTCACCGGCTCCCGTGAGCTCGGAGCTCCGATCCCGCCGCGTAGGCACCCCCGCTCGTGGCCGCCGCGGCCGCCGACGCTCCTCGATGGACTCCCCCGTTCTCTGTCACTCGCTTCGATATACGGAGCCTCCGGGAGCACCCCGGAGGATGGTGGGCCCCGGTCGCCTGACGGTGAAGCCGGAACGGCGGCCCCGCCGTCGTGGGTCGATGCGTACTTGCCGGTGTCGGTGCGTCCGTATGCTCTCCTCGCGCGGCTAGATAAACCTATCGGGACTTGGCTGCTGGCCTGGCCCTGCGGATG GTCAATTACTCTGGCAGCAACCCCTGGAAACCTCCCTGACATTAAGATGCTGGCTTTGTTCGGTTGTGGAGCTGTGCTTCTAAGAGGTGCTGGTTGCACTGTGAATGACCTCCTTGACCGTGACATTGATATTAAG GTTGAAAGAACAAAATATAGACCAATTGCATGTGGTGTTTTGACACCATTTCGAGGTCTTTGCTTTCTTGGTTTTCAACTTCTATTGGGTTTAGGAATTTTGCTACAACTCAATAATTACAG CCGTATTCTTGGTGCATCATCTCTGTTGCTGGTTTTCTCGTATCCTCTTATGAAGAGACTGACATTTTGG CCTCAAGCATACTTAGGTTTGACCTTCAATTGGGGAGCTTTGTTAGGCTGGGCTGCTGTCAAAGAAAGCTTAGATCCTGCAATTGTCCTGCCAATGTATGGTGCTGGTGTCTGTTGGACACTTGTATATGATACGATATATGCACATCAG GATAAGGAAGATGACCAAAAGGTGGGTGTTAAATCAACGGCAttgaggtttggaagtttcacgaAGTACTGGATTACAGGATTTGGAATTGCATGCATAAGTAATCTAGCACTCAGCGGATATAATGCAGAGCTTG CATGGCCATTTTATCCATTTCTCGTAGCTGCTGCTGGGCAATTAGGATGGCAGATATTGACTGTTGACTTGTCTAATCGTGCAGATTGTAACAGAAA ATTTGTTTCAAACAAGTGGTTCGGAGCTCTTGTATTCAGCGGAATCTTATTCGGTCGTCTAGCTTCATGA